A single Trypanosoma brucei gambiense DAL972 chromosome 9, complete sequence DNA region contains:
- a CDS encoding glutaminyl-tRNA synthetase, putative: protein MMLLSAVGTCLSYYKSLCFVLNFRFPQRHFASLLVPQMYTYIYIYIYDFGRRLRLGVRLGPAAKILIHRLSPPTFRRLSLAFRGLMTTTVDSAPTAAEPMLEVKKDLRLLETGRPVQGYSNTPELLAKHRSVTGGAPYFRFPPEPNGFLHIGHAKSMNLNFGCAVSHKGKCYLRYDDTNPETEEQLYIDSIHEMVRWMGWEPDWITYSSDYFQQLYEFAIQLIKDGKAYVDHSTADEMKRQRENREESPWRNRPVEESLRLFEHMRQGRYAEGEATLRVKIDMKSDNPNMRDFVAYRVKYNEHPHAKDKWCIYPSYDYTHCLIDSLENIDYSLCTLEFETRRESYFWLLEQLNLWRPHVWEFSRLNVTGSLLSKRKINVLVKKGIVRGFDDPRLLTLAGLRRRGYTPRAINRFCDLVGITRSMNVIQITMLEHTLREDLDDSTERRLMIIDPIKVVIDNWDGEMEAECPNHPRKPELGSRKVMFKKTFYIDRSDFRVEDNDSKFYGLAPGRRAVGLKYSGNIMCTHFEFDEAGRPSLIHVEVDFERTTKPKTNISWVSEAGAVPVEFRLYDYLLRDDRAAVDSDFLKYINEDSEKVVHGYAEAAIREAKVFESVQAERFGYFVVDPETRPDRLVMNRVLTLKEDKEKTAISRGNTGVKGKKQ, encoded by the coding sequence ATGATGCTTCTCTCTGCAGTGGGCACGTGCCTCAGCTACTATAAATCTCTCTGTTTCGTGTTGAACTTCAGGTTTCCGCAACGCCATTTTGCTTCACTTCTTGTCCCTCaaatgtatacatatatatatatatatatatatgacttCGGTCGTCGCCTGCGTCTCGGTGTGCGCCTTGGACCAGCTGCAAAAATCCTGATTCATAGGCTATCCCCGCCAACGTTCCGCCGCCTTTCTTTGGCCTTTCGTGGACTCATGACAACAACGGTTGATTCCGCCCCCACTGCTGCCGAGCCCATGTTGGAGGTGAAAAAGGACCTCCGTTTATTGGAGACGGGCCGACCAGTGCAGGGATACTCCAACACGCCAGAGCTGCTGGCGAAACACCGGTCCGTAACGGGTGGTGCTCCGTACTTCCGGTTCCCTCCAGAGCCCAACGGATTTCTTCACATTGGACACGCTAAAAGCATGAACCTGAACTTTGGCTGCGCCGTTTCTCATAAAGGAAAGTGCTATTTGCGTTACGACGACACGAACCCGGAGACGGAGGAGCAGCTTTACATTGATTCCATCCACGAAATGGTAAGGTGGATGGGATGGGAGCCAGATTGGATTACATACTCTTCAGACTACTTCCAGCAACTTTATGAATTCGCCATTCAGCTCATTAAGGATGGCAAGGCGTACGTGGATCACAGCACCGCTGATGAAATGAAGAGGCAGCGTGAAAATCGGGAAGAGAGCCCGTGGCGTAACCGACCGGTGGAAGAGAGTTTACGACTGTTTGAGCACATGCGTCAGGGGCGCTATGCGGAGGGCGAAGCGACACTCCGCGTAAAGATTGATATGAAGAGCGACAACCCAAATATGAGGGACTTTGTTGCCTACCGTGTAAAGTATAATGAGCACCCACACGCCAAGGACAAGTGGTGCATATATCCCAGCTACGATTACACGCATTGTTTAATTGACAGTTTGGAGAACATTGACTACAGCTTGTGCACCCTCGAGTTTGAGACCCGACGTGAGAGTTACTTTTGGTTGCTCGAGCAGCTGAACCTTTGGCGACCTCACGTTTGGGAGTTCAGCCGCCTCAACGTCACCGGCTCGTTGCTTTCCAAACGCAAGATTAACGTATTGGTGAAGAAAGGTATTGTACGTGGTTTTGATGACCCAAGGTTGCTGACCCTTGCAGGGTTGCGTCGGAGGGGTTACACGCCAAGAGCTATCAACCGTTTCTGTGATCTTGTTGGTATAACTCGTTCAATGAATGTGATACAAATTACCATGCTCGAGCATACCCTTCGTGAAGATCTCGACGACTCAACGGAGCGGCGCCTGATGATTATAGACCCCATCAAGGTCGTGATTGACAACTGGGACGGTGAGATGGAGGCGGAGTGCCCCAACCATCCACGCAAACCCGAGCTCGGATCGCGTAAGGTAATGTTTAAGAAAACTTTCTACATTGACCGTAGCGACTTCCGTGTGGAGGATAACGACAGCAAATTCTATGGGCTGGCGCCTGGACGTCGTGCTGTCGGCTTAAAGTACTCTGGCAACATCATGTGCACCCACTTTGAGTTCGATGAAGCTGGTCGGCCATCGCTTATTCATGTCGAAGTCGACTTCGAGCGTACGACGAAACCGAAGACGAACATCAGTTGGGTTAGTGAGGCAGGAGCGGTTCCGGTGGAGTTCCGTCTTTACGACTACCTTCTGAGGGATGACCGTGCAGCTGTCGACTCTGACTTCCTAAAGTACATTAACGAAGATAGCGAGAAAGTTGTCCACGGTTACGCCGAGGCAGCGATAAGAGAAGCGAAGGTATTTGAATCTGTGCAAGCGGAGCGCTTCGGGTACTTTGTGGTGGATCCCGAAACCCGACCAGATCGCCTTGTAATGAATAGAGTGCTGACACTTAAAGAGGACAAGGAGAAAACGGCCATTAGCCGCGGGAACACGGgggtgaagggaaagaaacagtAA
- a CDS encoding mismatch repair protein, whose product MSKRRRGDDESDIFRKAIELLCHRRATTEELSVATKLTPLERQVVCLKESLPPDVILMVACGYRVKFYGRDSRVVSRRFGIMCIQATPFEYSSVPYTGVNIYVRRLVAMGYRVAFADQESASIRSTSGNSKGLFSREIGRVYSRGTMLPDEVVVTAGTPQEGSATGQGDEGAPEGGDPVGVEELLPLKEGSSELFICFLWPSTGSAGVSLVEVTLLSFVTYSLSRHHLSSGGELLDILNRYNIVEVVLFYDEDGARELDRHQNAAATDGTLPPFRLCGLPEAFYTPLNTILSLHHGPTVNGEEDNNSVTVCTSPFIGSIDDSIAEYLKPSRFDTTFRKMCSKSPPLLARSTAGGVAELVVEMPGTTMSALDIFHSSIGLKGSLLTLLDHSLTVPGLRRLRSWLAAPLCDLRAINSRREAVAFLLRGEGGDSVVGLLREFAKFGDLEATLGKLRAQRCTVTDYLRLLRAVKVTHNLALDILSLCGEGMCDQIRDALVAVTSENVELFLQSCKCELNLDAGSPQEYYAALGSPLPDLLQTHAKERDEVLRALDVELECIRKTLKLPALEYRTIAGTTFIVDVPNVRANDAPKEWIVLTRTKTHVRFHTPRIVNLTVELCSAKERLAIAANEAWLAKQAELEGSVDTMEIFKSVINSVAVLDALHCLAVASSAPGYTAPSISDDEQSIVIRDGRHPMLESLMRGGYVGCDVSLVKHGAWILTGPNMGGKSALMRMVGTFVVLAQLGCYVPAKSAQLPLFGAVYCRMGSSDSLLEGSSTFLKEMEETSRILRSEIVSSSLVLLDELGRGTSSYDGIAIAAATLEYLLRKGATTFFVTHYSQLCEPYVNSSNNGLVSCYYMGFHEEKIVSGEGEGEGEVKIVFTYKPTLGVTPSSFGARVARMAGLPSAVVTEAQLISEEAERTHDWCLSLLELRRFVKNNS is encoded by the coding sequence ATGAGCAAACGCCGCCGTGGTGACGATGAAAGCGATATTTTCCGAAAGGCCATCGAGCTGCTGTGTCACCGCCGGGCCACAACTGAAGAACTGTCAGTTGCAACTAAGCTCACGCCTTTGGAAAGGCAGGTGGTGTGCCTCAAGGAGTCCCTTCCGCCCGATGTTATTCTGATGGTAGCGTGTGGTTACCGTGTGAAGTTTTACGGTCGTGACAGTCGCGTCGTCAGCCGCCGTTTTGGGATAATGTGCATTCAAGCAACTCCATTCGAGTATAGCAGTGTTCCTTACACAGGGGTCAATATTTATGTGCGCCGCCTGGTAGCGATGGGTTATCGTGTTGCTTTTGCGGATCAAGAGAGCGCTTCTATTCGGTCGACCAGTGGTAACTCGAAGGGGTTGTTTTCCCGGGAGATTGGGCGAGTGTACAGCCGAGGAACGATGTTGCCTGATGAGGTGGTTGTCACCGCTGGAACCCCTCAAGAAGGAAGCGCTACCGGTCAGGGGGATGAAGGGGCACCGGAGGGAGGAGATCCCGTTGGTGTGGAGGAACTTCTCCCCTTGAAGGAGGGATCTTCGGAattgtttatttgcttcttgTGGCCCTCAACTGGGTCGGCGGGTGTGAGCCTGGTCGAAGTGACGCTTCTCAGTTTCGTCACGTACTCTCTTTCTCGTCATCACCTGTCTTCAGGGGGAGAGCTTTTGGACATACTGAATCGCTACAATATTGTTGAGGTGGTTCTGTTTTATGATGAAGACGGAGCGCGGGAGCTCGACCGGCATCAGAACGCAGCAGCTACCGACGGCACTTTGCCTCCTTTTCGCTTGTGCGGTTTACCGGAGGCGTTTTACACACCCTTAAACACAATTCTATCGCTTCATCATGGACCGACGGTTAACGGTGAAGAGGATAATAATTCTGTAACTGTCTGCACCTCGCCATTCATCGGTTCTATCGATGACTCAATTGCAGAGTATTTAAAGCCTAGTCGATTTGATACGACCTTCAGGAAAATGTGCTCTAAATCTCCGCCGTTACTTGCGCGGAGCACGGCCGGTGGGGTGGCTGAGTTGGTAGTGGAGATGCCCGGCACCACGATGAGCGCGTTGGATATATTTCACAGCAGCATTGGGCTAAAAGGTTCTCTGCTGACTCTATTGGACCACAGCCTTACGGTGCCTGGTCTGCGGCGGTTGCGTTCGTGGCTGGCGGCCCCGCTCTGCGACTTACGGGCCATTAATTCTCGGCGTGAGGCGGTGGCGTTTTTACTTCGCGGCGAAGGGGGTGACTCAGTGGTGGGCCTGCTGCGAGAGTTTGCCAAGTTTGGTGACCTCGAGGCAACACTGGGGAAGCTGCGGGCGCAGCGGTGCACTGTAACCGATTATCTTCGTTTGTTGCGTGCGGTGAAAGTGACGCATAATCTCGCTCTTGATATTTTATCACTTTGTGGCGAAGGCATGTGCGATCAGATTCGTGATGCTCTTGTTGCCGTCACGTCTGAGAATGTCGAGTTGTTCCTTCAATCGTGTAAGTGTGAGTTAAACTTGGATGCGGGTTCCCCTCAGGAGTACTACGCAGCACTTGGTTCCCCCCTACCCGACCTTTTGCAGACTCATGCTAAGGAGCGCGACGAAGTGCTACGTGCGTTGGACGTGGAGCTGGAATGCATTCGAAAGACACTCAAGTTACCTGCGTTGGAGTACCGTACAATCGCTGGCACCACATTCATTGTGGACGTGCCCAACGTAAGGGCCAATGATGCACCGAAAGAGTGGATTGTGCTGACAAGAACAAAGACTCATGTGCGATTTCACACTCCAAGAATTGTCAATCTTACCGTGGAGCTCTGCTCCGCCAAGGAACGCCTTGCCATTGCAGCAAATGAGGCATGGTTAGCGAAGCAAGCCGAGTTGGAAGGTTCTGTCGACACGATGGAGATATTTAAGAGTGTCATTAACTCTGTTGCTGTGCTTGACGCACTTCACTGTCTTGCTGTCGCATCTTCGGCCCCTGGATACACTGCTCCATCCATCTCAGACGATGAGCAGTCGATTGTGATCCGCGACGGACGCCACCCGATGCTTGAGTCGCTCATGCGTGGGGGCTACGTGGGGTGTGACGTTTCCCTTGTCAAGCACGGCGCGTGGATTCTCACAGGGCCCAACATGGGAGGTAAATCAGCTCTGATGCGTATGGTAGGTACGTTTGTGGTATTGGCACAACTGGGTTGCTACGTGCCTGCCAAGTCTGCGCAACTGCCCTTGTTTGGGGCTGTATACTGTCGAATGGGGTCAAGCGATTCTCTGCTGGAGGGAAGTTCCACCTTTTTGAAGGAGATGGAGGAAACAAGTCGGATCCTCCGCTCTGAGATTGTGTCCTCTTCGCTTGTACTACTGGATGAACTCGGCAGGGGAACGAGCAGTTATGATGGTATTGCTATTGCCGCTGCGACACTGGAGTATCTGCTTCGGAAGGGTGCAACAACATTCTTCGTGACGCACTATTCGCAACTCTGTGAGCCCTATGTCAATTCCAGCAACAACGGACTGGTGTCATGCTATTATATGGGATTTCATGAGGAAAAGATTGTGTCTGGAGAGGGCGAGGGCGAGGGGGAGGTAAAAATTGTATTTACTTACAAACCAACACTTGGGGTCACGCCTTCTAGCTTTGGTGCGCGCGTGGCCCGCATGGCTGGGTTGCCCTCTGCAGTTGTAACTGAAGCGCAGCTGATCAGCGAGGAGGCGGAACGCACTCACGACTGGTGCTTGTCTCTTCTTGAATTGCGGCGCTTCGTCAAAAACAATTCTTAG